TGGTTCTATCTGGTAACGACAACCTGACACTACCCATGATATCCCAGGGATGTAAAGGAGTTATCAGTGTGGTAGGTAATGTTGACCCAACACGCATGAGTGAAATGGTGAAAAAAGCCCTGGAAGGAGACTTCAAAGGAGCAAAAGATCTTCATTATGAGTTATATGATTTAATGAAGGTCCTTTTTGTTGAGTCCAATCCCGTTCCAGCTAAAACTGCACTAAACATGATGGGCAGACCATCAGGGCATGTTAGGATGCCACTGGCTCCTCTTAAAACTGAAAACCAGGAAAAACTCAAGAAGGTACTCCTGGACTTACAGCTGATTTAGAACTTAATCAAGCTAAAACGCTTTTTTTAAGTGGATTTTTCTAAATAATCAGCTATTGTTCAGAGCTAATGGATTTTAACTAATCTATTTCTTTTTATTTATTTTTTAAGGATTAAACCAAACTTAACAGGTTAACCTAAAGTTCAGGAGATGATAATTATGATAGATGTGGCAGTAACCGGGGCTGGTGGAAGAATGGGGTCCATGATCATCAACACCATCCTCCAACAGGATGACATGCAAATTGTAGCAGCCATAGAAGCCCCCAACACTCCCCTGGAAGGAAAAGATGTGGGTGAAGTCATGGGAATCGGACCCATAAACGTGCCTATAGTCGGGGCAGAAAGACTTTCTCAGGTTTTAGAAACTAAAAAACCTGACGTTCTGGTCGATTTCACCATTGCAAACGCAGCAGTCGGTACTATTAAAACAACAGCAGAGTCTGGTGTCAACCTGGTGGTGGGAACCACTGGTTTTTCTGATGAACAGATGGCAGAAAACCAGAAATCTGTGGAGGCAAATCAGGTGGGGGCAGTGATTTCCCCTAACATGGCAGTGGGAGTTAATGTCTTTTTCAAGGTGGTAGAGGAACTGGCAAGTATTTTAACAGATTATGATGTGGAAATTATAGAAGCCCATCACAAACACAAAAAAGACGCACCTTCTGGCACCGCTGTAAAAGCAGCCGAACTCATAGCAGAAGCTTTAAACCGTAAAATGGATGAAGTTGGAGTTTATGGAAGACATGGAATGGTAGGTGAACGTACAGCTGAAGAAATAGGAGTCCATGCTGTTCGTGGAGGAGACATCGTAGGAGACCATACTGTGCTATTTGCAGGAGATGGTGAACGACTTGAAATCATCCACCGTGCAAACAGTAGACAGGCCTTTGTCAATGGAGTGATTAAAGCCATTCGTTACGTGGTAAATGCTGATAAGGGTAAAATAAGTGGCATGGATGATGTCTTAGGAATATAATCTTTGAATATTTTAAAAAAATGGCACGATTGATTAATTATTGAAGAGGGATTATTGGAAATGGAATAGTATTGTTTAAGGGAATATGGAAGGTGATTATATGGTAAATGTAGGTATTTTAGGAGCAACAGGAATGGTAGGACAACGGTTCATACAACTTCTCGAAAATCATCCTAAATTCGAGATCACAGCCCTCACAGCTTCCCAGCGTTCAGCAGGGAAAAAATATCAGGATGCAGTGACCTGGCACATGGATACTCCCATCCCTGAGGCAGTTGAGGACACTGTGGTAGTGGATACTGATCCCAGCCAGGTTAAAGATGTGGAAATCGTTTTTTCCGCCCTACCTGCAAGTAATGCGGCTATAGTCGAGCCTAAATTTGCTGAAGCAGGCATGAAAGTTGCTTCCAATGCCAGTGCCATGCGTATGGAACCTGATGTTCCCCTGGTAATTCCAGAGGTGAACCCAGAACACCTGGATCTCATTGAAATCCAGCAAAAAAGGAGAGGATGGGATGGATTCATTGTCACCAACCCTAACTGTTCCACCATAGCATTAGTACTCTCCCTGAAACCCATATACGACCAGTATGACATTAATCGTTTGTACGTATCCACCATGCAAGCTGTTTCCGGAGCAGGCTACAACGGAGTACCATCCATGGCCATGTTGGATAACTTGGTACCATTTATAGGAGAAGAGGAAGAGAAAATGGAGGAAGAAACTCTTTATCTCCTGGGTGATTTTGATGGTGAAACTGTGGAACCTGCTTCATTTGGAATCAGCACTTCCTGCCATCGAGTACCTGTGGTGGATGGACATACAGAAGCGGTTTTCATGGAGATGGATGAAGACTTTGAATTAGATAGTATCAAGAAATCTCTGCAGGAATTCCAGGCAATTCCTCAGAAATTAGATCTCTTCTCAGCACCAAAAAATCCCATCATAGTCCGGGAAGAGGATAACAGACCCCAACCCCGCATGGACCGTATGAGAGGAAAAGGAATGGCAGTTACTGTGGGTAGATTACGCCAGGATCAAAGTTTCCCTAGAAGCCTTAAATATGTACTTTTAGGTCATAACACTATTAGGGGAGCTGCAGGCGCATCTATATTGAATGCAGAACTTATTGCGGAGATAATGTAGATTCCTTTTTAATTATCTCTATTTTTTCAATTTCTTTTTTTAAAATTAAAACTGATCTTCATATTTTGGTGTAAGCATTTTCATATTTTTGTGTAATTATTATTTAAATATGGTTTTTTAAGTCATTATAAGATTTTTTAATGTTTGAAATTCTTTTTAGGGAATTAATGTTTTAATAGGGATTATATCCTAACTTTTAAAAGGGATGGGAGTACAATTAAAACTAAGGATTAGTTTAAGATTATGGTAAACCTTATAGTGATAACATGGCCATTCTGAAGGATACAGAGAGGGAACAGTTGAGGCAACTGGTAAAGGCTTGTCTCCTGGAAATTAGCAAGTTGAAGATTGAACTTAAAAAATGCCAGAAAGAATCATCTAAAATCATGATTGCCGAACATGTTAAACTTCAAGAGATGAATGTGGTCCAGGAGAAAAAACTTCAAAAAAGGGATGATGAAATCCGGAACCTGGCCAAACTATTAGAAGAAAGGGATCAACAAGTAGAAGACCTCCAGAAAGTTAAGGAAAGGTTCAAACTTTTAACCCAGAAGCCTAAAAAAGATTTAACATCCTTTCAGTCTAACATTTATCTGCTTCTTCCAGAAAAAGAGGATAACCTGGAAAACTTATTTGATTCTATCATTGATCTTGGTTTTAATGAACTGACACATCAGAACTTTGAACACGCCCTTCGGAACCTGGAAAGGAAAGGATACTTCCGTTCAAGGAACAATAATGGTACTGTTTTGTGGAAAAAGGTAGTGAAGGATTGAAATTCACTCATCTACATTATTTTTATATGGTAAGTCATTGCATGGTTTTCAATACCTTTAAAATGTTAACTGTGCTATTGATTAATTTTTCTCTTAAATCTGACCCATCATATCACAAACTATTTATATAACCTCTAACCCACTGATCATTTACATAAACAAATTGAGGTGATAATGTGGCACAATTAGGCGGACAAGGCCAACAAGTTTTAATTTTACCGGAAGGTACTAACAGATTTTTAGGACGAGACGCTCAAAGAATGAACATTTTAGCAGGAAAAGTTCTGGCAGAAACAGTAAGGACCACTTTAGGTCCTAAAGGAATGGACAAAATGCTCGTGGACGGTTTAGGAGACATAGTTGTAACCAACGACGGAGTAACCATCCTCAAAGAAATGGACATCGAACACCCTGCAGCTAAAATGCTAGTGGAAGTAGCCAAAACCCAGGAAGATGAAGTGGGAGACGGAACCACCACTGCAGTTATAATTGCAGGTGAACTCCTCAAAAAAGCAGAAAACCTGCTGGACCAGGACATCCACCCAACCATCGTGGCTATGGGATACAGACAAGCAGCTGAAAAAGCTCAGGAAATCTTAAGCGTCATAGCCATAGATGCAGAAGACAGGGACACCCTTATGAAAGTGGCAATGACAGCCATGACTGGTAAGGGAACTGAAAAAGCACGAGAACCACTGGCAGAACTGGTGGTCGGCGCAGTCAAACAGGTAGAAGATGAAGGGGAAATCGATAAAGACCACATCAAGATTGAGAAGAAAGATGGAGCAACTATCGACGCATCCCAACTCGTAAACGGAGTCATCATTGACAAAGAACCAGTACACCCTGGAATGCCCAAAAAAATAGAAGATGCAAAAATAGCTCTTTTAAACAGCGCTATAGAAGTTAAAGAAACCGAAGTAGATGCTGAAATCCGTATCACTGACCCTGCCCAGATGCAGGCCTTCATTGAACAGGAAGAACAGATGATCAAGGACATGGTGGAAAAAATCGACGATGTCGGAGCTAATGTACTATTCTGTCAGAAAGGAATCGATGACCTAGCTCAGCACTACCTGGCAAAAGCAGGAATCATGGCAGTGCGCAGAATCAAAAAATCAGACATGGAAAAATTAGCCCGAGCAACCGGTGCCACTGTGGTTACCAACATCGAAGATTTAACTCCTGATGATCTGGGATTAGCAGGATCTGTAGCTGGTAAAAAAATCTCCGGCGAAGAAATGATCTTCGTTGAAGAATGCAAAGACCCAAAATCAGTCACACTCCTAATCAGAGGCTCCACCGAACACGTGGTAGACGAAATCGAAAGAGCAGTTGAAGATGCCATCGGCGTAGTATCTGCTACAGTAGAAGATGGTAAAGTAGTCGCTGGTGGAGGAGCAGCTGAAATATCCATAGCCAAAGGATTAAAAGAATACGCTGACAGTATCAGTGGCCGTGAACAGCTAGCAGTCTCTGCATTTGCAGAAGCACTGGAAGTTGTACCAAAAACCCTGGCAGAAAACGCAGGACTGGACAGCATTGACGCCCTGGTAGATCTACGAGCAGCCCACGAAAAATCATTATACATGGGACTGGACGTATTCAAAGGTGAAGTAACCGACATGTACCGTGCCGGAGTTATTGAACCTCACAGAGTTAAAAAACAAGCAATCCAATCCGCAGCAGAAGCCGCCGAAATGATCCTAAGGATCGACGACGTCATTGCATCCACCGGTACAGGTAAAGAACCTGACATGGGTGGTATGGAAGGAATGGGCGGAATGCCTGGTGGAATGCCACCAATGATGTAAAGTCCCAGTGACTTTACACTTTTTCCTATTTTTTTTAGAATAAATTGATTCTGTTTTAGTAAAATCACTAATTTCATCGGGGTCCTGTCTTTTTTTAAGTAAAAATTCATTTAAATTGGAATTTTTATCAACGGGAAAGTT
The sequence above is a segment of the Methanobacterium petrolearium genome. Coding sequences within it:
- the dapB gene encoding 4-hydroxy-tetrahydrodipicolinate reductase — translated: MIDVAVTGAGGRMGSMIINTILQQDDMQIVAAIEAPNTPLEGKDVGEVMGIGPINVPIVGAERLSQVLETKKPDVLVDFTIANAAVGTIKTTAESGVNLVVGTTGFSDEQMAENQKSVEANQVGAVISPNMAVGVNVFFKVVEELASILTDYDVEIIEAHHKHKKDAPSGTAVKAAELIAEALNRKMDEVGVYGRHGMVGERTAEEIGVHAVRGGDIVGDHTVLFAGDGERLEIIHRANSRQAFVNGVIKAIRYVVNADKGKISGMDDVLGI
- the asd gene encoding aspartate-semialdehyde dehydrogenase, yielding MVNVGILGATGMVGQRFIQLLENHPKFEITALTASQRSAGKKYQDAVTWHMDTPIPEAVEDTVVVDTDPSQVKDVEIVFSALPASNAAIVEPKFAEAGMKVASNASAMRMEPDVPLVIPEVNPEHLDLIEIQQKRRGWDGFIVTNPNCSTIALVLSLKPIYDQYDINRLYVSTMQAVSGAGYNGVPSMAMLDNLVPFIGEEEEKMEEETLYLLGDFDGETVEPASFGISTSCHRVPVVDGHTEAVFMEMDEDFELDSIKKSLQEFQAIPQKLDLFSAPKNPIIVREEDNRPQPRMDRMRGKGMAVTVGRLRQDQSFPRSLKYVLLGHNTIRGAAGASILNAELIAEIM
- the thsA gene encoding thermosome subunit alpha, with translation MAQLGGQGQQVLILPEGTNRFLGRDAQRMNILAGKVLAETVRTTLGPKGMDKMLVDGLGDIVVTNDGVTILKEMDIEHPAAKMLVEVAKTQEDEVGDGTTTAVIIAGELLKKAENLLDQDIHPTIVAMGYRQAAEKAQEILSVIAIDAEDRDTLMKVAMTAMTGKGTEKAREPLAELVVGAVKQVEDEGEIDKDHIKIEKKDGATIDASQLVNGVIIDKEPVHPGMPKKIEDAKIALLNSAIEVKETEVDAEIRITDPAQMQAFIEQEEQMIKDMVEKIDDVGANVLFCQKGIDDLAQHYLAKAGIMAVRRIKKSDMEKLARATGATVVTNIEDLTPDDLGLAGSVAGKKISGEEMIFVEECKDPKSVTLLIRGSTEHVVDEIERAVEDAIGVVSATVEDGKVVAGGGAAEISIAKGLKEYADSISGREQLAVSAFAEALEVVPKTLAENAGLDSIDALVDLRAAHEKSLYMGLDVFKGEVTDMYRAGVIEPHRVKKQAIQSAAEAAEMILRIDDVIASTGTGKEPDMGGMEGMGGMPGGMPPMM